The Sporomusa termitida genome has a window encoding:
- a CDS encoding ABC1 kinase family protein encodes MFKKKVRHINRYRELATALLSQGFDYIVEEIGLLQKIPYYQRVRPVITAGSTGGVSERIRLVLQQLGPTYVKLGQIASTRPDLLPRDLIHELEKLQDKVPGFPLAGVRSVLEEELGGKLEELFLQFTPEPLAAASIGQVHQAVLTSGETVAVKIQRPGIVTAIETDLEILYELASLAERRFLWARSYQLVDMIDEFAKSLLRELDYTSEARNAEKIAKQFINNHLIYIPGVYWQYSTHKVLTAEYIEGIKISSSELLAQQGYNLSLLAERFAEGILQQIFMEGFFHGDPHPGNVVVLPGEVIAFLDFGMVGRLSTEMKYNLSSVVIGLMRQNAEELTNAIFRMGTVPDQVNRLQLRADIEMLREKYYGVPLSKVSLGEAVSSIFAVALKHKIKIPADLVLVGKALLTMEGVVEKLDPNVSILDIAEPFGRQLLRERLHPKNLARTWLRNLNDFSEILFQFPQHFHELRAIVRHGRLQVEIALPAIEQILKAQDRISNRLSFSVVLLAFSLIMSSIIISLSIAGQYSLLWKLPVVEIGFGIAMLLFGWLLYAIIRSGKL; translated from the coding sequence ATGTTTAAAAAGAAAGTGCGCCATATTAACCGCTACCGTGAGCTTGCAACAGCACTGCTAAGCCAGGGATTTGACTATATTGTCGAAGAAATCGGCTTACTGCAGAAGATCCCTTATTACCAGCGCGTACGTCCGGTAATTACAGCCGGCAGCACCGGCGGGGTGAGTGAACGTATCCGGCTGGTGCTGCAGCAATTAGGCCCCACCTATGTCAAACTGGGCCAGATTGCCAGTACGCGGCCGGATCTGCTGCCCCGGGATCTTATTCATGAGCTGGAGAAATTGCAGGATAAAGTACCTGGTTTCCCTCTTGCCGGGGTTCGTTCTGTGCTTGAGGAAGAGTTGGGGGGAAAACTGGAAGAACTATTTTTGCAGTTTACGCCGGAGCCGTTGGCAGCGGCTTCTATCGGCCAGGTCCACCAGGCCGTGCTGACCAGTGGCGAGACCGTTGCCGTAAAGATTCAGCGCCCCGGTATTGTCACCGCGATAGAAACCGATTTGGAAATTCTGTACGAACTGGCGAGCCTGGCCGAACGCCGGTTTCTTTGGGCAAGATCATACCAGCTTGTCGATATGATTGATGAATTCGCAAAATCGCTCCTGCGTGAGCTCGACTACACAAGTGAAGCCCGCAATGCCGAAAAAATTGCCAAACAGTTTATCAATAACCACCTGATTTACATCCCCGGGGTATATTGGCAGTATTCGACGCACAAGGTGCTGACTGCAGAATATATCGAAGGCATAAAAATCAGCAGCAGTGAATTGTTGGCGCAACAGGGCTATAATCTCTCCCTCTTAGCCGAACGGTTTGCCGAAGGGATCTTGCAGCAGATTTTTATGGAAGGCTTCTTCCACGGCGATCCTCATCCCGGCAATGTTGTGGTGCTGCCGGGAGAAGTCATTGCGTTTCTGGATTTTGGCATGGTCGGCCGCCTCAGCACCGAAATGAAATATAATCTATCGTCAGTGGTAATCGGCTTAATGCGTCAGAATGCGGAGGAATTAACCAATGCCATTTTCCGGATGGGAACGGTTCCCGATCAGGTCAACAGGCTGCAGCTGCGGGCAGATATTGAGATGTTACGGGAAAAATATTATGGTGTGCCGTTAAGCAAGGTCAGTCTGGGGGAGGCGGTCAGCAGCATTTTTGCCGTCGCCCTCAAACACAAAATTAAGATCCCGGCCGATTTGGTGTTAGTCGGCAAAGCCTTGCTGACCATGGAGGGGGTTGTGGAAAAGCTTGACCCCAACGTAAGCATTCTGGATATTGCCGAACCCTTCGGCCGGCAGCTGCTGCGAGAGCGCCTGCATCCTAAAAACCTGGCCAGAACCTGGCTGCGAAACCTGAATGACTTTAGTGAGATCTTGTTTCAGTTTCCACAGCATTTTCATGAGCTAAGAGCCATTGTCAGACACGGGCGCCTGCAGGTGGAGATAGCATTGCCTGCGATCGAGCAGATCCTGAAAGCCCAGGACCGTATAAGTAACCGCTTGTCCTTCAGCGTAGTTCTCCTGGCCTTCAGCCTGATTATGTCCAGTATTATCATCAGTTTGAGTATTGCCGGGCAATATTCCCTGTTATGGAAACTGCCGGTTGTCGAAATCGGCTTCGGGATCGCCATGCTCCTGTTTGGCTGGCTCCTGTACGCCATTATCCGTTCAGGCAAGCTGTAG
- a CDS encoding Na-translocating system protein MpsC family protein, which produces MKVADTDLKQEIARVNNQVNLSLFGTGLRKQRVTLVEDKIIITADHKRIPALAAIDQQDRMSSRIADVAILDEYKRRLKQELIEQIQLPVICVLKDYAPEYELAVTFILLSNTR; this is translated from the coding sequence ATGAAAGTAGCGGATACAGATTTAAAGCAAGAGATTGCCCGGGTTAATAATCAGGTCAACCTTTCCCTGTTTGGGACAGGCCTGCGGAAACAGCGGGTAACCCTTGTGGAGGACAAGATTATTATTACCGCCGATCATAAGCGCATTCCGGCCTTGGCTGCCATTGACCAGCAGGACCGGATGTCCTCCCGGATTGCCGATGTGGCGATATTAGACGAGTATAAACGCCGTTTAAAGCAGGAACTTATCGAGCAAATCCAGCTGCCTGTCATCTGTGTTCTCAAAGATTATGCGCCTGAATATGAATTGGCTGTAACCTTTATCTTGCTTAGCAATACGCGTTAA
- a CDS encoding ABC transporter substrate-binding protein, with protein sequence MLKRKTVLLLLIIGAMLVLLAGCGSSQQSSDRQVTLKFADAGWDSIKFHNAVAMFMIQHGMGYKVEETSGTSTLTYQAMKNGDLDIYMEAWTDNLSDYKTDVEQGNILELGINFDDNAQGLYVPRYVIEGDEERNIRPLAPELKTVQDLKKYKEVFADPETSGKGRIYGAIPGWEVDKILYKKYMNYGLDKDFTYFRPGSDAALAAAFTTAYEKGLPIVGYYWEPTWLTGKYDMVRLQDTPHDPDTFTEGKGDFAAVKVTISTNKDLAAKAPDVVDFLKKYKTSSDITAKALAHMSETKAGYPETAKWFLANNEALWQQWVTPGQAEKIKNALK encoded by the coding sequence ATGTTGAAAAGGAAAACGGTACTTTTGCTGCTGATCATTGGTGCCATGCTGGTATTGCTTGCCGGCTGCGGCAGCAGTCAACAATCATCTGACCGACAGGTTACATTAAAGTTTGCTGATGCCGGTTGGGACAGCATTAAGTTTCATAATGCCGTGGCTATGTTTATGATCCAGCACGGTATGGGGTACAAAGTGGAAGAGACCAGCGGCACCTCCACGCTTACCTATCAGGCCATGAAAAATGGCGATCTGGATATTTACATGGAAGCCTGGACCGATAATCTGTCCGATTACAAAACCGATGTGGAACAAGGCAATATCCTAGAGTTAGGTATAAATTTTGATGATAATGCGCAAGGCCTGTATGTTCCCCGCTATGTGATTGAGGGGGACGAAGAACGCAATATCCGGCCATTGGCGCCAGAACTAAAAACTGTACAGGATTTAAAGAAATACAAAGAGGTTTTTGCTGACCCGGAAACCAGCGGTAAAGGGCGCATTTACGGGGCCATCCCCGGCTGGGAAGTCGATAAGATCCTCTATAAAAAGTATATGAATTATGGTCTGGATAAAGACTTCACCTATTTCCGTCCCGGCTCCGATGCCGCCCTGGCGGCAGCGTTTACCACCGCTTATGAAAAAGGGCTGCCGATTGTGGGCTATTACTGGGAACCGACCTGGCTGACCGGCAAATATGACATGGTCAGACTGCAGGATACGCCTCATGATCCGGACACGTTTACCGAAGGCAAAGGTGACTTTGCTGCCGTCAAAGTCACGATCAGCACCAATAAAGATCTGGCGGCGAAAGCACCGGATGTTGTTGACTTCCTGAAAAAATATAAAACATCAAGCGATATTACCGCTAAAGCGCTGGCTCATATGAGCGAAACCAAGGCCGGTTATCCTGAGACTGCCAAATGGTTTCTGGCCAACAATGAGGCTTTATGGCAGCAGTGGGTAACACCCGGACAGGCCGAAAAAATTAAAAATGCCCTTAAATAA
- a CDS encoding TrkA C-terminal domain-containing protein: MKNFIDTPVYSQIALDIATRIAKGELKEGSRISGRSLLASEYNVSPETIRRSLRLLEDMGIVEVLTGSGVTIKSRVNALQYLEKYNTGKDLRDLKADIYKKIGERNSLNQEILETIEHMFDLSERLRNINPIHIMEFEVPLNSPLLGKMIGDVQFWQGTGATIVGIKRDGKVIVSPGPYACFMPTDIILFIGDTGVFKRVERMMTEG; the protein is encoded by the coding sequence ATGAAAAACTTTATCGATACTCCGGTTTACTCGCAGATTGCCCTGGATATAGCGACTCGTATTGCCAAAGGCGAGCTGAAGGAAGGGTCCCGGATATCGGGGCGTTCTTTACTGGCAAGTGAATATAATGTATCACCGGAAACGATCCGGCGTTCGCTGCGCTTGCTGGAAGACATGGGGATTGTCGAGGTGCTTACAGGCAGCGGCGTAACCATTAAGTCCCGGGTAAATGCCCTGCAGTATTTGGAAAAATATAATACCGGCAAAGACTTACGGGACCTGAAAGCCGATATCTATAAAAAAATTGGCGAACGCAATAGCCTAAACCAGGAGATATTGGAAACCATTGAGCATATGTTTGATCTTAGCGAACGGCTGCGGAATATTAACCCTATCCACATTATGGAATTTGAGGTGCCGTTGAATTCACCGCTGCTGGGAAAAATGATCGGTGATGTGCAGTTCTGGCAGGGTACCGGCGCCACGATCGTGGGCATCAAGCGGGACGGCAAGGTGATTGTGTCACCGGGCCCGTATGCTTGCTTTATGCCTACCGATATCATTCTGTTTATTGGCGATACCGGTGTCTTTAAGCGGGTGGAACGGATGATGACTGAGGGTTAA
- a CDS encoding phosphate butyryltransferase: MIKNFAEIIQAAQAKGPKTIAVAVAQDAEVLLAVQQAQALGIADAILVGNAAQIRQIARERHIGIERFTIVDQADNTAACQTAVQLVARGEAQVVMKGLVETAVILKAVLHKETGLRTDNVLSHVAVAEISGYDRLFYITDAAMNIDPDVLIKKQIIDNAVQVARALGNDQPKVACVCAVEKTNAKMQATLDAAALVTMNENGELKGCTVAGPLALDNAVSVTAARHKGIVNPVAGQADILLMPFIEAGNMLYKSIVFFARGKIAGIVVGAKAPVVLTSRADSDIAKLNSIAIGILMACNAPGCGGQSVV, encoded by the coding sequence ATGATAAAAAATTTTGCAGAGATTATCCAGGCCGCCCAGGCTAAAGGGCCAAAAACAATTGCTGTTGCCGTTGCGCAGGATGCGGAAGTCCTGCTTGCCGTACAACAGGCTCAAGCACTGGGGATTGCCGATGCCATACTGGTGGGTAATGCGGCGCAAATCCGGCAAATTGCCCGGGAACGTCATATCGGGATCGAACGTTTTACCATTGTTGATCAAGCCGATAACACGGCGGCATGCCAGACCGCCGTGCAGCTTGTGGCCCGGGGCGAAGCCCAGGTTGTTATGAAAGGCCTGGTAGAAACGGCCGTAATCCTGAAGGCGGTTCTGCACAAAGAAACCGGACTCCGGACAGACAATGTACTGTCGCATGTAGCCGTAGCTGAAATCAGCGGCTATGACCGGTTATTTTACATTACCGATGCCGCCATGAACATTGACCCGGATGTGTTGATCAAAAAGCAAATTATTGACAATGCGGTACAGGTTGCCCGGGCACTGGGCAATGACCAGCCTAAGGTAGCCTGTGTCTGTGCTGTTGAAAAAACCAACGCCAAGATGCAAGCCACCCTGGATGCCGCTGCGCTGGTGACCATGAATGAAAACGGCGAGCTAAAGGGCTGCACAGTTGCCGGTCCTTTGGCGCTGGACAATGCAGTATCGGTGACGGCGGCCCGGCATAAGGGGATTGTCAATCCGGTGGCCGGCCAGGCGGATATATTGTTAATGCCTTTTATAGAAGCAGGCAATATGCTGTATAAATCGATCGTGTTTTTTGCCAGAGGCAAAATAGCTGGCATTGTTGTGGGAGCCAAAGCCCCGGTTGTCCTAACCTCGCGCGCCGATTCTGATATTGCCAAGCTAAATTCAATCGCAATCGGCATCCTGATGGCCTGCAATGCTCCTGGTTGTGGCGGACAAAGCGTTGTGTAA
- a CDS encoding methyl-accepting chemotaxis protein translates to MKITSIRTKLLLVLLPFFMLTFGLLLGVNYYLAEEALTTSIDENAVATGSDYSNRIESYVQGAALQLEAFSTNKALYNPADRQQLQAALQDCAKRLGNLENVTYIATDGAALRPDGTTTQLGEREYFRQVVATQKTVVSDVLVSKTTGKVAVNVAVPLVHNDQLTGVLTGTVSLAKLTELIADMQFLTTGYGAIADKTGKLIIHPKLPELVGKISFTEKKLDPALNTKEAELDDHFISLFTTAAETGKPVRGTYKFVDGVTRIGVFTPIQLAGGQQWILIVTAPAVEATQAMTTFTYAMLSGSLLCVVLAALFIILLSKRLTKPIALMRDECLLLARGDLRAQPASVFSQDEVGQLAQGFRQMRDSLRTLVTNVLSQSEALAASSEELTASAHQSADAANQVAGSITEIAQAAENQVAVVSQITDQSQAMADQVNQISHATQELSHIAEDTAEAARQGRQSVDQAVGQMNEIGRNTDITQATIGELTQSSQEIREIVTLIASIAGQTDLLALNAAIEAARAGEQGRGFAVVAEEVRKLAEQSNRAARKISQLIEKNESNLNEVVVITQNGASGIQTGIALVNNTGESFSSIADSILAIAQQVQEVAAAINRINASNATLIRSIQEIDTASARTAAESQNVSAATEEQSAAMQQIAASSQSLAVLAADLQAGIAKFRL, encoded by the coding sequence ATGAAGATTACAAGTATCAGAACCAAGCTGTTGCTCGTCTTACTGCCTTTTTTCATGCTGACTTTCGGATTATTGCTGGGGGTGAATTATTACCTGGCCGAAGAAGCCCTGACAACAAGCATTGATGAGAATGCAGTGGCAACCGGCAGTGATTATTCCAACCGTATTGAGTCCTATGTGCAGGGAGCGGCACTGCAGCTGGAGGCTTTTTCAACAAACAAAGCCTTATATAATCCGGCCGACAGGCAGCAGTTGCAGGCGGCCCTGCAGGATTGCGCCAAACGCCTGGGGAATTTGGAGAATGTAACCTACATTGCCACCGACGGCGCCGCCCTGCGCCCGGACGGCACGACTACCCAACTGGGCGAACGGGAATATTTCAGGCAGGTTGTGGCTACCCAAAAAACGGTGGTTTCTGATGTGCTGGTTTCCAAAACCACCGGCAAGGTCGCTGTGAATGTGGCTGTACCGCTGGTGCATAACGATCAGCTTACCGGCGTGTTAACCGGTACTGTTTCGCTGGCGAAACTGACGGAACTGATTGCCGATATGCAGTTTCTGACCACCGGCTATGGGGCGATTGCCGACAAAACCGGCAAACTCATTATTCACCCCAAACTGCCGGAGCTTGTCGGTAAAATAAGCTTCACCGAAAAAAAGCTGGACCCGGCGCTCAATACCAAAGAAGCCGAGCTTGACGATCATTTTATCAGTCTGTTTACAACGGCGGCCGAAACCGGCAAGCCTGTGCGGGGAACCTATAAATTTGTTGACGGTGTTACCAGAATCGGTGTTTTTACACCAATCCAGCTAGCGGGTGGGCAACAGTGGATTTTGATTGTAACCGCGCCGGCGGTTGAAGCCACGCAGGCTATGACTACCTTCACCTATGCCATGCTGAGCGGCTCCCTGCTTTGTGTTGTTTTAGCCGCCTTGTTTATCATCCTGCTCAGTAAAAGGCTGACGAAGCCAATTGCGCTGATGCGGGACGAATGCCTGCTATTGGCCCGGGGGGATCTGCGTGCGCAGCCGGCCAGCGTCTTTAGTCAGGATGAAGTGGGCCAGCTGGCGCAAGGTTTCCGGCAAATGCGCGATAGTTTGCGGACCCTGGTAACCAATGTTCTTTCCCAGTCCGAAGCACTGGCCGCTTCCAGTGAAGAGTTAACGGCCAGTGCGCACCAGTCGGCCGATGCCGCTAATCAGGTCGCCGGTTCGATTACGGAAATCGCCCAGGCGGCCGAAAACCAGGTCGCTGTTGTGAGCCAGATCACTGACCAGTCCCAGGCAATGGCTGACCAGGTAAATCAGATATCGCATGCGACCCAGGAACTGTCTCATATTGCGGAAGACACGGCGGAGGCTGCCAGGCAAGGCCGTCAGTCTGTGGATCAGGCCGTAGGCCAGATGAATGAAATTGGCAGAAACACAGACATTACCCAGGCCACGATTGGCGAATTAACGCAAAGCTCCCAGGAGATCAGAGAAATTGTTACCCTTATCGCCTCCATTGCCGGCCAGACCGATTTGCTGGCCTTAAATGCGGCGATCGAAGCGGCGCGCGCGGGCGAACAGGGGCGCGGCTTTGCCGTCGTGGCGGAAGAGGTCCGGAAGCTGGCCGAACAGTCCAATCGGGCGGCCCGTAAGATTAGTCAGTTAATCGAAAAAAATGAGTCCAATCTTAATGAGGTTGTTGTTATTACCCAAAACGGCGCCAGCGGCATTCAAACCGGTATCGCCCTTGTCAACAATACCGGTGAAAGCTTTAGCAGTATTGCCGATTCCATTCTGGCCATTGCCCAACAGGTCCAGGAGGTGGCGGCCGCTATCAACCGGATTAATGCCAGCAACGCCACCCTGATCCGGTCAATTCAGGAAATTGACACTGCCAGCGCCAGGACTGCAGCCGAATCGCAGAACGTTTCGGCCGCTACCGAAGAGCAATCGGCGGCCATGCAGCAGATTGCCGCCTCCAGCCAAAGCCTGGCCGTACTGGCTGCCGACCTACAGGCCGGGATCGCAAAATTTCGCTTATAG
- a CDS encoding Nif3-like dinuclear metal center hexameric protein yields the protein MDKIIRVKDVLAALDQITGGRCVKSLADIFSGSNKFVIMKSSHIPGKACMELPGLVCGDLEAPVKKLAVTMTLTECNIELAGATGVDAIIAHHPVVDAANSGGVNMRGYLDLYGLSVFELHEAFHGLHPGIAYIHGHQAFRVDIAYGNIPGNIVYVGRALADVPTIGAILDRLNEFMGMGEEQKMLLTEKNVRDCNEICETNVATGGKLLVGSRENKVGTIIHIFPHTGFTAQHLARIKQEHPEADTVIASISRVREDSELVNKAAELGLNFVVGNSHAMEMLENGLPLAAALHNLLPAVEVVLFRERITSTPLYRVGTTAIRNYADYIAREYLINKARRYE from the coding sequence TTGGACAAAATTATCAGAGTAAAAGATGTTTTGGCGGCACTGGATCAAATTACCGGCGGCCGGTGTGTTAAAAGCCTGGCGGACATTTTCAGCGGCAGCAATAAATTCGTCATCATGAAGTCCTCCCATATCCCCGGCAAAGCCTGTATGGAGCTGCCGGGGCTGGTGTGCGGCGACTTGGAAGCACCGGTAAAGAAGCTGGCGGTGACGATGACCCTGACCGAGTGCAATATTGAATTGGCCGGGGCAACCGGTGTTGATGCCATCATTGCTCATCATCCGGTGGTGGATGCCGCCAATTCGGGCGGCGTCAATATGCGCGGCTATTTAGACCTGTACGGGTTGTCGGTTTTTGAACTGCATGAGGCTTTCCACGGGCTGCATCCCGGTATCGCCTATATCCATGGACACCAGGCTTTCCGGGTAGACATTGCTTATGGCAATATCCCCGGCAATATCGTCTATGTCGGCCGGGCGCTGGCGGATGTGCCAACCATCGGCGCTATTTTGGACAGGCTTAATGAATTTATGGGGATGGGTGAGGAACAAAAAATGCTGCTGACAGAAAAAAACGTGCGCGATTGCAATGAAATCTGTGAAACCAATGTTGCTACCGGCGGCAAGCTGCTTGTCGGCAGCCGGGAAAACAAGGTGGGGACTATTATCCATATATTTCCTCATACCGGTTTTACCGCCCAGCACCTTGCGCGGATAAAGCAAGAGCATCCGGAAGCAGATACTGTCATCGCCTCCATCAGCCGGGTAAGGGAGGATAGTGAGTTAGTGAACAAGGCAGCGGAGTTAGGCCTTAACTTTGTTGTTGGCAATTCGCATGCCATGGAAATGCTGGAGAACGGGCTGCCGCTGGCTGCGGCCCTGCATAACCTGCTGCCGGCGGTGGAGGTTGTCCTGTTTCGCGAGCGGATTACTTCTACCCCCCTCTATAGGGTTGGTACCACTGCAATCAGGAATTATGCGGATTATATTGCCCGTGAGTACCTGATTAACAAAGCAAGGAGGTATGAGTAA
- a CDS encoding FAD-dependent oxidoreductase, whose protein sequence is MSKKIVIAGGGWSGAAAALAARKTGCEVELFERADMLLGTGLVGGIMRNNGRFTATEECIAMGGGELFQICDAHSRHRNISFPGHNHVSLYDVAAIEPAVRRALQAAGVKLHIKTRINDVVMDGANVVQVAASLLHGEAIAADGDAFVDASGTAGPQGNCMKYGNGCVMCIYRCPTFGPRFSIAAKAGVQEIIGEKADGTLGAMSGSCKLHKDSLDPAVREQLDRTGVCVIAVPPRLQKSMESLGQKACQQYALKEFAENIVLLDTGHAKLMSAYYPLEVLRQIPGCANARFEDPYAGGIGNSMRYFGMLPRDNTLKVQGLNNVFCAGEKAGLLVGHTEAIVTGTLAGHNAARVALGQKPIEISRELACGDAIAHVNEKMQTPEGLTKKYTFSGSVYFESMKKKNLYSTDVAAIRQKVMKTNMGGIFA, encoded by the coding sequence ATGAGCAAAAAAATAGTGATTGCCGGTGGCGGCTGGTCGGGGGCCGCCGCTGCCCTGGCAGCCAGGAAAACCGGTTGTGAGGTTGAGTTGTTTGAACGGGCTGACATGCTGCTTGGCACCGGCCTGGTGGGCGGGATTATGCGTAACAATGGCCGTTTTACCGCGACCGAAGAGTGTATTGCCATGGGCGGCGGTGAGCTGTTTCAAATCTGTGATGCCCATTCACGCCATAGAAACATCTCATTCCCCGGGCATAACCATGTTAGTCTGTATGATGTAGCCGCTATTGAGCCGGCGGTCCGCCGGGCCCTGCAGGCTGCCGGCGTAAAACTTCATATCAAAACCCGGATCAACGATGTTGTCATGGATGGTGCTAACGTTGTGCAAGTGGCGGCCAGTCTGCTGCACGGTGAGGCGATTGCGGCTGACGGCGACGCGTTTGTCGATGCATCAGGTACTGCCGGTCCTCAGGGCAATTGCATGAAATACGGCAATGGCTGTGTCATGTGTATCTATCGCTGCCCGACCTTTGGCCCCCGGTTCAGCATTGCCGCGAAAGCGGGGGTGCAAGAAATTATTGGCGAAAAAGCCGATGGCACCTTGGGGGCCATGAGCGGCTCCTGCAAGCTGCATAAAGATTCGCTTGATCCGGCAGTCCGGGAACAGCTGGACAGAACCGGTGTCTGCGTAATTGCCGTTCCGCCCCGCCTGCAAAAAAGTATGGAATCTCTTGGCCAAAAGGCGTGCCAGCAGTACGCCCTCAAGGAATTTGCCGAGAATATTGTCCTGCTCGATACCGGTCATGCCAAACTGATGTCAGCCTATTATCCGCTGGAGGTATTGCGGCAAATACCCGGCTGTGCCAATGCCCGTTTTGAAGATCCCTATGCCGGCGGCATCGGCAATTCCATGCGCTATTTCGGCATGCTGCCCCGGGACAATACCTTAAAAGTGCAAGGTCTGAACAATGTTTTTTGTGCCGGCGAAAAAGCCGGGCTGCTTGTCGGCCACACCGAGGCCATTGTTACCGGCACCCTGGCCGGTCATAACGCGGCCAGAGTGGCGCTGGGGCAAAAGCCAATCGAAATTTCCCGGGAACTGGCCTGCGGGGATGCTATTGCCCATGTAAATGAAAAGATGCAGACCCCGGAAGGTCTGACTAAAAAGTACACCTTCTCCGGGTCTGTGTATTTTGAGAGTATGAAAAAGAAAAACCTCTACAGCACCGATGTGGCAGCGATTCGGCAAAAAGTAATGAAAACCAACATGGGTGGGATCTTCGCCTAA
- a CDS encoding MFS transporter, producing the protein MATITDRLGNLPLGSFHYRLLLLMGSGIAFEALDTGLIAFVLAKMIGAWNLSPAQIGFISSAGLLGMAVGAILSGTLADRIGRKKIFVATLGIYAIGTGLCGLAWNYESLLVFRFLVGAGVGGQPPVANALMSEYAPVKHRGKMLVLQNSSWAVGWLLAAVLSYLVIPRYGWQLAFYIGALPALVVVYVWRILPESAMYLASKGLHTEAHVLVAKIERELGVPVGEPSPVPPLAGITAKKFGFMDLWSPLYRRRTICLWVLWFGMVYSYYGIFTWLPSLLVQSGHTLIRSFEFLLYMTLAQIPGYFAAAYFVDKVGRKATMGTLLVVCALSAFMFGQAASADSIILWGCVMSFCNLGAWGITHAYSAEQYPTHARATGVGWAAACGRTGGIIAPIVVGALMTGSDQYGTVFMMFTAVLAMIAFDIIFLGKETMNKSLDELTEKQSAPALALASTGSPGSEAKG; encoded by the coding sequence ATGGCAACGATAACAGACCGTTTAGGTAATCTTCCCCTGGGTAGTTTTCATTACCGTCTTTTACTGTTAATGGGCTCCGGTATTGCCTTTGAAGCCCTGGATACCGGCCTTATTGCCTTCGTACTGGCAAAAATGATCGGGGCCTGGAACCTGTCGCCGGCCCAGATCGGCTTTATCAGCAGTGCCGGCTTATTAGGTATGGCGGTTGGCGCCATTTTGTCAGGCACGCTGGCCGACCGGATCGGGCGGAAAAAGATTTTCGTCGCTACGCTGGGCATCTATGCTATTGGTACCGGCCTGTGCGGCCTGGCCTGGAATTATGAATCTTTGCTGGTTTTCCGTTTTTTAGTCGGCGCCGGCGTCGGCGGCCAGCCGCCGGTAGCCAATGCCTTAATGAGTGAGTACGCCCCGGTAAAGCACCGCGGGAAAATGCTGGTGCTGCAAAATAGCAGCTGGGCTGTTGGCTGGCTGCTGGCCGCGGTGCTGTCTTATCTGGTTATTCCCCGATATGGCTGGCAGCTGGCTTTTTATATCGGCGCCCTCCCGGCGCTGGTGGTGGTTTATGTCTGGCGGATACTGCCTGAATCGGCCATGTACCTTGCCAGCAAAGGCCTGCATACCGAAGCCCATGTGCTTGTCGCCAAAATCGAGCGGGAATTGGGCGTGCCGGTGGGAGAACCGTCGCCGGTGCCCCCCCTGGCGGGAATTACTGCGAAAAAGTTCGGCTTTATGGACCTCTGGTCCCCCTTATATCGCCGGCGCACCATTTGCCTGTGGGTCCTCTGGTTCGGTATGGTATATTCCTATTACGGTATATTTACCTGGCTGCCCTCGCTGCTGGTACAAAGCGGGCATACGCTCATCCGTTCTTTTGAATTTCTCTTATATATGACGCTGGCGCAGATTCCCGGTTATTTTGCCGCCGCCTACTTTGTGGATAAGGTGGGCCGCAAGGCGACTATGGGGACATTATTAGTGGTTTGTGCCTTGTCGGCCTTTATGTTTGGCCAGGCCGCCTCGGCCGACAGTATCATCCTCTGGGGCTGTGTGATGTCCTTTTGCAACTTAGGGGCCTGGGGAATAACCCATGCCTATTCGGCCGAGCAATACCCCACCCATGCGCGGGCTACCGGTGTGGGCTGGGCCGCAGCCTGCGGCCGGACCGGCGGCATTATCGCCCCGATTGTGGTGGGAGCGCTGATGACCGGCTCCGACCAGTATGGCACTGTGTTTATGATGTTCACGGCAGTGCTGGCAATGATTGCGTTCGATATTATCTTTCTGGGGAAGGAAACTATGAATAAATCCCTGGATGAACTGACAGAAAAACAGTCTGCACCGGCGCTGGCACTGGCAAGTACCGGTTCCCCGGGGAGTGAGGCCAAGGGGTAA